From Pseudobythopirellula maris:
GCTGCGAAAAGGGCATCGGTCAGGACGGGAAAAGGGATATGGGGTTTTCACCCCAGCATAACCACTGCGCCACGCTGCGTCAGAGGCGTGCCGGGCTCCCTGTCGGGCGGCCTACCCTGCCAGCGGGGCCACTGAACCGTCCCGCCCGCGTCACAGCACCGCAAGGGATCGGCCATGAGGGATGTCGGTTGATCCGGTTCAATTCAGCTTCTCGAGCGAACGAAGACCGAATCCAGCGTGGCGCTGGAAAACGAATCCGGCCTATGGCAGCAGGGCTCTTGCCTCTAAACCGAGTACACAGCGGCTTTCTCCTCGATTCCGACCGTCAGGGATACCTATGTTCAGGCGACTGCTGCCAGCGACTGAAGTGCTAGCCCGCCGTAGCCACGGTGGCCCGAAGCGTCGCCGTGGAACCGGGACGCTGCGCCTGGAGCAACTCGAGCCGCGGCTGGTGATGGACGGCGCCGGCTTTGTGAACACCGACCCGCCCGAAGACCCCGACACGATTGTCGGCGTCGCCGAGATCGACGCCCAAGACGACCACGTCGAGACCAGCCGGGGCGTGCAGGAGCTGCGCATCGATCCCCTGGGGAACGACCCCCTGCCCGCGGGCGCCGAGGGGCTCACGATCAAATCGGTGAGCGGCACCAAGCTCGGCGCCGAGGTCACAATCTCCGAAGACGGCAAGCGGCTTATCTACAACGCCGCCGGCGACGCCGGCCTGCAAGCCGGCGACACGTTCTATTACATCGTGCAGACCGAGGACGGAAAGCTCGGCAAGGCGAACGTGACGCTCTCGCTCGAACGGACCTACACTAGTGGCGGTGGCGGTGGCGGGACCACGCGCCCCCGCAACTCCAGCGACAATTACTCGTTCTTCGAGGACGCGCCCGAGCAATCGCTCCATGTGCTGACGAACGACCGCGAGTTCTCCGCGGGCGAGATCGTGGCGGTCACGACGCCCTCGAACGGCGGCTCGGTGCGCATCGCCGACGACGGCCGTTCGTTGCTTTACCAGCCCCAAGCGGCGACGACCGGTCGCGATCTGTTCGAGTACACCGTTCGCAACGCGGAGGGCGAAGAAGCGACCATCGGCGTCAGCGTGAACGTTTCTAAGCCGTATTACCTCAACTACCACTACGACAACGCCCGGTTCGATTTCGGAACAGGACCCCACACCCTCGACCCGCTAGCGAACGATTCCGTCCGCGGGCCGGTTGCTCAGACGCCGCGGATCGTCTCGTTCTCGGCGCCCGACTACGCCGGCCAGGTCACCCTCTCCGAAGACGGCCAGCGGTTCTTGTTTGAGCCGGCCGAAGGCTTCCTCGGCTCGTTCTCGGTAAGCTACTCGGTGCGCTACGGGCCTGACGATCACCAGACCGTCGAGGGCAGCTTCAGCGTGGCGGTCGAGCGGCGGTTCCTGGCCGTGGAGAACTACTTCTCCGTCGACCCGGGCGCCACCGGACCGGCAACGCTCGACGTGCTGACGAACGACCCGGTTTACAACTACAGCGGCTATTACGGCTACAACAAGGCCCACTACCAGCAGCAACGACAGGACGTGTCGTTGCGGATCGTCGGCGTCGCCGTAAGCGACGCGGGGGGCGAGATCACGATCGCCGAAGGCGGCCAGACGTTGCTCTACACGCCGGCCGAAGGCTTCACTGGCGAGGAGACGTTCGAATACACGGTCGAGGCCTCGAACGGCTCGCGTGAGACCGCCCGCGTGACGGTCCGGGTGGGCGAAACGCCCAGCGACCCCTCGGGTGTCGACCGCTTCGCGACCGAGGGGGAGCTCAATCAGTTCCTGATCGACAAGGCCGTGGCCCGCTACGGGCGTCATTTCGGCATTCAGCAGGAGCGCTACGCCCCGCTCGAGACTTACTACGGCGACGGGATCGCCCTCGTCAGTGCTACGCGATTATTTGCGGCGTTCGACGCCGACGGCGCCGCTCTCTCCGCCGCGGATGATTTCTCCGGCACCAACGTCCAGGTCGAGGGGGTCGACGAGGCGGACATCGTCGAGACCGACGGCCGCTACGTTTACACCTTCGCCCTCGGCAAGCTGGCGATCGTCGACTTGCTGGACCCCTCGTCGCCCGAGCTGCTGTCGATGACGCTGATGGAGGGGGGCTACGACCAGATGTACCTGATGGGCGATCGCATCACGCTGCTGCGCACCGGTTCGACCTCGGGCCAAGCCGAGGTGTTGGTGCTCGATGTCGGCGACAGGTCCGCGCCCGCCATCGCCGAGCGGACGGAGATCGACGGCTACATCGCCGACTCGCGTGCGATCGGCGACAAGGTCCATCTGGTCGTCCAGCGCGACTTCCTCGTCCCCGAACTGGAGGGCGACTGGCTCGTCGAGCCGGCCCCGTCGGCCGGCGAGTCGAACGACAATTCAGACGCGACCGGCGACGACGCAATTTTAGTCGATCTCCTCTACGACCGAGGCGAGCCTGGCGTGTGGCGCACCGAGTCGCTCGAAGAGTACATTGACCGCGTACGCGACGAGCTGATCGAGACCGCCCTGCCGGCCTACCGCGGCTACAACGCCGCGGGCGAACTCGTCAGCGAGGGGCTGCTCACCACGCCGACCGACGTCCATAAGCCGCTCGCCGGGGCCGACCGGCTCCTCTCGTTCGTGACGATCGACGCGGGCGACGGCGACCCGGCGCCGCCGGCCGAGTCGACGACCTTCGTCGCCGACCGCCACACCGACGTGTACGTCTCGGCCGAGTCGGCCTACGTGTTCGCCTACGATCCCGAGGCGGGGGAGACGAACATCTACAAGATGGACTTCGCCGAGGACGGCTCGTCACCGCTCGTCGCCTCGGGCGTTGTGGGCGGGAGCCTGCTCAACCAGTTCTCGGCCGACGAGCACGACGGCCGGCTGCGTGTCGCCACGACCGAGGTCCGCACGACCGAGATCACCAACAGCAGAGGTCGCACTCGCACGGTGCAGAGCCAACGGTTCAACAACGTTCTGGTGCTGGAGCAGAACGGCAACCAGCTAGAGACAGTCGGCGAAATCACCAACCTGGCGCCCACCGAGACGATCAAGTCGGTCCGCTTCATGGGCGACAGGGCTTACGTTGTGACGTTCCGCGTGGTCGACCCGCTGTTCGCCATCGACCTCTCGGACCCCACCGCGCCGACGGTCGAAGGGGCGCTCAAAATCCCCGGTTTCTCCGACTACTTGCACCCGGTGGGTGAGGACTACCTCGTCGGCATCGGCCGCGACGCCGACGAGATCACCGGCCGTTTGGGCCCCGCGCAGCTGACGCTGTTCTACGTCGGCGACCTGTCGGACCCGACCGTCGTCGACCAGATGACCCTGGAGGGCGCCCACTGGACCAACTCCGAGGCCTGGAGCGACCACCACGCGGTGGCCTACTTCGCCGGGGCTGGCCTGCTGACCGTGCCGCACACCTGGAACGAGCTCGCCGAGAAGGACATGGACGGCGACGGGCTGACCGACTGGCGCGGCTACGAGCAGCACTCGGCGATGTGGGCGTTCCAGGTCGAGACCGACGGCGAGGGGGGCGGCAGCCTCGGCGTGGCGGCCGAGATCGAGCACGAGGGGCCGGCCCGCCGCAGCCTGCGGATCGACGAGACGCTCGTGACCGTCTCCGGCCAGGAGCTCAAGACGCACGACCTGGACGACCCCACGCAGCAGCTCGGCGAAGTCTGGCTGGGGGCGCTCCCCACGGCCGACGCGTTCACGGTGCAAGAAGACAGCGGCGCCACGACGCTCGACGTGCTGGCGAACGACCGCCCCGGCGCCGACGGCGAGGCCCCGTCGATCGTGTCGGTCACCCAGCCGGTCCGCGGGCACACTTACAGGCCGTATCTGATCGACACGATCCGGCTCGTTTCCAATGAGCTGAGCTATCAAGTTGGCCAGCAAGACCAACAACCGGCGGGGGAGGTGACGATCGCCGAGGACGGCCGGTCGCTCGTGTTCACCCCGGCCGAAGACTTCTTCGGCACGGCGACGTTAACCTACACGGTGCTCGACCCGCTCCGCGGCGAGCAGACGGCGACCGTCACGATCACCGTCGAGGGGACGCCCGACGCCCCCGACGCAGAGGACGACACGTTCAGCGTCGAGCCGGGCGCCGTGGCGATCGTGCTTAACGTGCTAGCCAACGACACGGACCCCGACGCCGGGGGCCCGATTCGCCCGATCAATTACTTGTCGATCTGCGGGACACAACCAAGAACGGTCGACGTTCTCCTGGCGGACCTCTACGTCGAATCTAACACATTTTGGACGTTTGGCAGCTTGACGGTCACCGAGCTAGGCCCGACCGACAACGGCGGCGTGGTCGAGCTCGACGACATGGGAAGGCTCCACTACACACCGGTCGACGGCTTCGAAGGCGTCGAGACGTTCAGCTACACGGTCGTGAACGGTTCGGGACTCACCGACACGGCCACGGCGTCCGTTTATGTAGGCGTGCCGGTGGAGCCCCCCATCGATACCGTCGGGCCGATGGAAAGCACGGGGGAAGAGACTCCCGCCGCGGAGTCGTCGGCAGAGAATTCGTCGCCTGTTGAGACGTCGCCAGCCGAGACGGCGAGCGACGACCGGTTCGTGTTCTTCAGCGCCGCGGTTCCCATGAGCCGGGGGGACGGCGTCGCCGTCACTTCACAAGACGAGACCGCCGCCGCCACGGTCGGCGGCGCCGAACTGCTCATCGCTAGGCAGCAAGACAACGCCGCCGTGCGCCGTGCGTCGCTATCGCGCGAGAGCGTCTTCGAGAGATTGGGTTCGGAGCGATCTGCCGCGGACGACGACCTGGCAGGTGACGCCGACCTCGGTTTGGCGGACGGATGGTCGGCATTTGGCGAGGCGTTGGCCCGCCGCTAGTGCGAATCGCACGGATGCGTAGCGTGTGTGGCGGTGTGATTCGACGTCGATATGGCAAAAACAACGCTACGGCTAGCGGTAGTGCGATCTAGCCATCTCGATCTGCGTTCCTGTAGCGTAAACGGCGCCGCATGTACGGGCGGCAAACGGGCGATGCGCCGCTGCAGGCGGCCGCGTTCTTCGCACACGCAGCTCGCCAGCCGCGCTCGGCCGGTCGAATTGGCCCCCGGCCGCAACGCGGCAAGCATCGCCCAGGCTGGGCAGCGGGGCAGCGGATCTTCGGCGCCCCCCTCGGTCGTCGGCCCCCGCGTGGCGTGCTAATCTAAGGGGCCCGTTTCGTCTCCCCCTTTAGCTAGCTACGAACCACCGCCGCCATGACCGCTCCCGCCGTCCTCACGGCCGTCGACTCCGCCGTCGCCGCCGACAAGCTGACCCCCTCGGCCGCCGAGAACCTCAAGGCGTGGCTCACCGAGCCGCGCTACGCCGATTACGCCGCCGAGTGTGCGGCCCACGTCGAGCGGGGCGACTGGCAGGCGCTCGACGACGCGTTCTGGACCATCATCCCGTTCGGCACCGGCGGCCGCCGCGGGCGGATGTACCCGATCGGCTCGAACGCGATCAACGACCGCACGATCGGCGAGAGCGCCCAGGGCCTGGCCAACTACGTCAAGGAGAACGCCGACAGCGCCGGGGCGCCGCTGTCGGTCGCCATCTGCCGCGACACCCGCCACAACGGCGAGCGGTTCGCCAAGCTGTGCGCCGAGGTGATGGTCGCCGCCGGCTTTAAGGTCTACTTCCTCCGCGGCTTCCGCAGCACGCCCGAGCTGTCGTTCGCCGTGCGCTACAAGTCGTGCTCGTGCGGCATCATGGTCACGGCGAGCCACAACCCGCCGAGCGACAACGCGGTGAAGGTCTACTGGTCGACGGGCGCCCAGGTGCTGCCGCCGCACGACAAGGGGATCATCGAGCGCGTGATGAGCTGCGGCGAGATTGTCCGCGGCGACTTCGACAAGGCGGTGGCCGAGGGGCAGATCGTCTACTGCGAGGAAGAGATCGACAAGGCGTTCATCGACAACGTCGTCGGCCAGGCCGTGCCGGGGCCGCGGGAACTGAAGGTCATCTACTCGCCGCTGCACGGCGTGGGAGGCACGGCGGTCACGCCGGTGCTGGAGCGCGACGGCTTCCAGGACGTCGAGGTGTTCGGGCCCCACGCCGAGCCGGACGGCGACTTCCCGAACGTGCCGGGGCACGTGTCGAACCCCGAACGCCCCGAGGTGTTCGAGGCGATGATCGAGCGCGCCAAGGAGACCGACGCCGACCTCTGCGTGGCGAGCGATCCCGACTGCGACCGCATCGGGCTGGCCGCCCGTCTCGAGTCGGGCGGCGACGGGTGGGCGACGATCAGCGGCAACCAGATCGGCGCCCTGCTGGCCGACTTCCTGCTCGAGTCGCGCAAGGGCAACCTCACGCCCGAGCATTTCAACGTGATCACGCTGGTGACCACGCAGCTCACCCGCCGCATCGGCGACAGCTACGGCGTGAAGACCGTCACCGACCTGCTGGTCGGCTTCAAGTGGATCGCCCAGGCGATCGACGCGAACGGGCCGGAGAAGTTCGTGCTCGGCACCGAGGAGTCGCACGGCTACCTCGTGGGCACGTACGTCCGCGACAAGGACGGCGCCGCCGCGGCGATGCTCGCCTGCGAGCTGGCCGCCAAGTTGAAGAGCCAAGGCAAGACGCTGCACGAGAAGCTCGACGACCTGTTCTGGCAGCACGGGCTGCACGCCGAGCGGACGATCAACGTGCAGATGCCCGGCAGCGAGGGGATGGGCCGCATGATGGAGGTGATGGACGAGTTCCGCACGAACACGCCGCAGTCGCTCGGCCCGCTGAAGGTCGACCAGATGCGCGACTACAAGAACAACCTCACGGTCAAGCTCGGCGGTCCCGCCCCCCCAGCGCCGCTCGAAGGCCCCACGGGCGACCTGGTGATCCTCGACCTCTCGAGCGACGAGTGCCCCGAGGGGACTTACGTCGCCTGCCGCCCGAGCGGCACGGAGCCGAAGATCAAGTTCTACCTGTTCGGCTACACCCCGGCCGAGCAGCTGCACGACATGGAAGAGGCGAAAGAGGACCTCGAGAAACTGCTCGACGCGATCGAGGCCGACCTGAAGAAGTTCGCGGGGGTGTGACAAATACTAGCGTGCCTTGAAAACACCGCCTTTAGAAGCGGATGAATTCCTGACCGTAGTCCTTCGGCCGGTCGTCATCGAACCAAGTGCTTTCCGTGTGTTGATGAACATACTCGAACAACGGAGACCGGGCTGATTCTTCCGCAGGGAGTCGAATTGCCAGGTTAGCCTGCACCTCGTTGTCGATGTCGGGTCCATTCATCCAGTACGCAAGGACCTCAACGGCGCCATTGGCTTGAAGGTCGCGCACGAGTTGCGTTGATCGTTCATTATCCAAGGCGTTCGACGAGCACTCGACCATCCTGAGTTGATCCGTCTTCGAATCCTCCAGCCAAGTGATCGCATCAATAGCTGCGCCATCTTCGATTGCGGCGAGGACGAATTGATCGACCATGAAAGCGTCGTAAAAGAATTCGCGGCCGCCGTTCTCGACAACCCTTTTGTGAACGTCAGCGGCGAGTTGCGGTTCCTTCATGGCGTAGCCGCGAACCCGAGTAGAAACCGTCTTGGTGTAGACATCCGAGCCGCAGCACAGCCCAAACGTTCCGCTGACACAAGGATACGCACAGATGATGTTTCCCCAATAGCGATGCTTCACCGAGGATTCCATGCGATCGTGCGTGCATGGATCACCTAGGTCAGCGAGAGCTAACGTCATTACGTTCGGGTCTTGATAGGAGTCCGATACTATCGGCGCCCCCAGAAAACGATACAGCTGAACGTCGTGTTGCGCGTAGCAAGTGGGGCATTCTTTGATGACCCAAAGGCTGTCAAACGCGGTGAACCAGAGCAGCACGAGAGCGGGCAGGACGACCAACACCCGGGCCCATCGCCACCAGCCGCGCAGACGGCACGCCCATGCCCAACCGAGAATCGTCGCCGCGAGTGCGACGCCTGTGGCGGCGAGATAGCCCAACTGCTGCCCGACGGCGAAATACGCCCCAAGCAGTGCGGTCACAATGAGTAGCGACCGGATGCTGAACCGGATCATCTAAATGGCTCTCTGTTCCCCTGCCCCCCTGTCCCCTCAGGGTAGCTGTTACATCGATCGGCTGCGAGCATTTGTAAGCAGCTCGACGCGATCGAGGCCGACCTGAAGAAGTTCGCGGGGGTGTGAGCAGCTCCCACCTGCGATAAGCCTTCGCCACCTAGGCGATCACGCAGCGGTGGGCGGCTTCATAGCGACAGCATAGCAAGTGCGTCAAAGGCTAACGCCAGACGTTCCACAACGCTTCGGTCCGTTTCCCCAGGGCGTCGGTCGTTTCGCAAAACAACCGGTCGGCTAGTGGCAAACTCTCGTCAAGTAGGCCTTCGCGGCGACGACTGATCAGCCCGATCGCCGCCTCCGTGTCCTGGGAGTCGCCAAAACCTTGCGGTTGCTGAGCGAGACACCCGCCCAGCATAGCCAAGTCATGATCGTCACCAAGAAGATCCGCCAGCCGCTTGCACTCACGCGCACGGGCCTTGAGCAGTTGGGGCCACATGATTTTTAGCAACTGACAGTGACGCCTGTGGTACTTCACTCGCTTGCGGAGCCTGTGCAGGCATTCGGGCGTGGGAGAATCGTGGGCCCGCTTAGTCTGCTTGCGTGCGCGACCGTAAGTCTTTAACAGCCCGCCACGGACTGCCTCGAAACCCTCGTCGTCGATGGACCAACCAGCCGTCCGCCCTGCGGCCTTGGTGATTACGCGACGCGCTTCGCCGAGCCGCTCTTCGGGCGGGGTTGTTTCAATCAATGAATTGCGACGCCGGGTCAACTCGGCGCGGATCGATCCGAATGCGCGACGCTCAACCTGGTCGGCAAAGTGCCCCATCAGCATGTCGTAGGTGTCTTGCATGACCTTGGCGTCACGCAACTCGCTCAGCCCGCGAGCGGCGTCGCGGAGACGGGCGTTCTCTTTCTTGTAGGTCTTCCCCAGCCCTGGCCGCACCAGACGCAGCAAGCCGCGCAACTTTTTGAGTCGCTTGCGTGTTTGATGGACCTTTTCCTCGGGCTCGAGCCGTGCCGAATCGATCTCCGTGATCGCCTTGTCGAATTGCTCACTGGCGATGCGACGGAGGGCGTCGGCGGGCGATTCTGCTTGTTGGATGCGATAAGACATGCAGAGCTGAAGGTGCAAATCACACGCCATACGGCCGCAGAACCCCTACGACCCCTCTGGCGATGGTCGATTGGCTCGCTTCAGAAGAGCACAGCGCAAGAAAAAAGCGGCTGGTCTTGCGACCAGCCGCTTTGCGCGTTCAGTAGGCGGAGTGGGCGCCTGGGTCAGGCGGTCTTTACCGAACCACGCTGACGGAATCGCAGGCCTCCCACTAGCGACAATCCAACCCACACCACGGCGGCGGTCGCCTCGGGGATCACTCCGCCGTTAGCCGACAACGATGTGTTATCGATCGCCAAGCCCTCGATGTTGTTGTAAGCCATGTAGCCGTAGCGGTTGCCGCCCACGGTCGTGGCGATCGAGTCGGAGGTGGTCCTCGTGATCGAGTGCAGAAGCGTGCCGCCAGCATCGAGCAAATTGAAGTCGACCGTGAGGAACCCACCAACGTTGTAGAATGCGTGCTCGAGGCTGTACCACCCCGGCCCGGTCACGGTGGAGAAATCGCCAGCGTTTTCCGTGTTGAGCTTGAAGGCGTTGAAAGCCAAGTCGGTGTTGTTCGAGGCATTGACCTTCAGGTCACCGCCATCCTTCCCGACGTGGAAGATGAAGTCGCGTAGGTGAACGCCGCTCTGGTTGTTCACCGCAACCGAATAATCAAAGCCTTGCCCGTCTGTCCATGCAGCGGGATCGAGATAGACGGCGAGCGAAGCGGTAAACCCACTGCCGAACGAACTGCTGTAGCCCCCAAATTGGGTGTAGGGGCTTCTGGCGCCGAGCGAAGGATCGCCGAACACGTCGGCGCCGACCTGCAGGTCGTAGATCTCGGCATGGGCCGAACCGCTGGCCGACGCCACGCCCGCGATGCCGCCGCCTGATGCAACTCGCTGAATGCTTCCGCCGCTGAAGTTATTCCAGCTAGCCCCGCCCGGCGCCCAGCCCGGGTCTTCAAACCCTTCAAAGTGAATCGCCGCCAAGGCTACCTGGGAGGTGGCCAGAGTGGCTATCGCAGCGATCGCAACACATCGAATTGAAGTCAGCACGGCGTTACTCCATTAGGTGATTTCTCTTAGACGTTCCCTAATCGCCTCCGCCTGGAAAGCAGCTAGGCAGCGAGGAATAGCGGAATGCGTCGGGCCCTGTTGCGGCTTCCCGAGCAGCTCCCGTGCCGCATTTATAATTACTGACAGCCGCAAGATAAAGAGATTTCCCTGGTTTTAGGGATTTTTTACTGAGCAAGCTCTCCTGCTCCCTTGCTTGGCAACTGGTGAAAGCGGGACCCATTGATCGCCGCCAGAAAGAATCTACGGACGCGCAGGTCGCATCGCTATCGATGGCTGACATGCTGCGCCAACGGTCACCGAAAACTAAACACCGGTGATGTTCCCATCAACAAGCCAACGCCTGATACACGTTTCTGCAATCAATTAAGTACGAGAGCCGTCTTGAGCAGGGCCATGCGAAGCACGTTGAAGGTTCTAAGCCGACCAGTTCACGCCCTCACGCGATGAAGAGTGAACACGCCAGGCCCGTAAGCAAGACAGCGCCCACGCAACCAAGCCGATTTCTATCCGTCCTTTCGATTCGGGGCTGAAGCACGGCGTGCAAATGTGTAGAATCGGTTAAGGGCGCCTTCGCTCTGCTCGTTCGGGTGGCCGCTTTTTCTCATCTTTCATGCCGTGTTCGCTCGGGCTGCTTTCGCAGGGAGCGAACGATCGGGGCTCTATGGATCTTCACCACTGCTGCACGCTGCGAGCTTTGCGCTCGTTCCCCCCCAATCGAGCGGCGCCGCGCGGCGGTGTGCGGGGTTGGAAGCCTTGTGACGGCTTCACGCTGGTTGAGTTGCTGGTCGTGATCGCGGTCATCGGCGTCCTTGTGGCGCTCTTGCTGCCAGCGGTACAGGCGGCGCGCGAGTCGGCCCGGCGTTCGTCTTGCCAAGCAAACCTCAAGCAAGTCGGGCTGGCCCTGCACAACCACGTTTCCGCACATAGCAAGTTCCCGCCCGGCAAGAAGTGGTCGGGCCCGCGCAACGAGCCGACGACGTACTCGATCGGTTGGTCGGCCTACTTGCTCGACTTCGCCGAGGGGCAGGCCGTCTCCTCGAAGATCGACTTCACCAAACCGCTTGCGGACCCCGCCAACCTGCCCGCCACGGGCGCCCTGATCGAAATCTACCTCTGTCCCAGCGCGAGCCGATTCCAAGCCAATCGCACGCCCGGCGGCAGGCTCTTCGGCTTGGCTCCCCACCCGGGCGACGGCATGGCGTGCATCGACTACCTGGGCCTCTCCGGCCCGAAACACGACAAGAAGAACCCCGTGGACGGCATGGACTACGGCCGCCAACGCGGCGTGCTGCTAGGCACCAAGGGCCTGCCCGACGAAGACACCGTCATCGAACCGCCCGCCGTTACGCCGGCCAAGATCACCGACGGCATGTCGCACACCGCCTGCGTGGCCGAGTGCAGCGGCCGCGGCGCCGACGTGAAGAAGAGCGGCGAAGTCGACGCCCTGAACGGCGCTTGGGCCTCGGGCAGCAACGTCACGCACATCGCCGGCCGGGTGAACGACACGCCTCCGCCCGACGCCTGGAAGGACGAGCGGATCTTCTCCGAGCACCGCGGCGGGGCCAACCTGCTGATGGCGGGCGGGTCGGTCCGATTCCTCAGCGAGCGGGTCGAGGCGAACGTGATCCGCAGCCTCAGCTCTCGCGACGGAGGGGAGACGATCGATGCCAGCGAACTCTGACCACGCCGCGTCGGCGGACCCCGGCCCGCTCGACGCCGCGGCCCGGCTGCCCGATCCCCTCTCGCTCGCCGAGATCGAGGGCTCGGCGCTGATGAACCGCGTGGACGTCAAACACCTGGTCAGCGAGTCGCAAGCCGCCGGGCTGATCCGCCAGCTCGCCGACGAGTACCGCGTCCTCGAGATCGACGGCCTGCGGGCCTTCGAGTACTCCACGCTGTACTTCGACACGCCGCGGCTCGACTGCTACCTCGACCACCACAACCGCCGGCCGTTGCGGCGCAAGTACCGCATGCGCGAGTACGTCGCCTCGGGGGCCCGGTTCCTCGAGATCAAAACCCGCGACCGCCGCGGCAGGACCGACAAGCGACGGGAGCCGATCGCCGAGTTCGAGCTGTCGATGTCGGCCGACTCCCGCCAATTCGTCCACCGCGTGACCGGCGCCGAGCCCGAGCTGGCTCCGCAGCTGTGGGTCCGCTACCGCCGGCTGACGCTGGCCCACCGCCAGCGCGCCGAGCGGGTGACGCTCGACTGGGACCTCGCCTTCGAGCAGGAGGGCGCCGTCAGGCGTGTGCCGCGGGTGGTGATCGTCGAGATCAAGCAAGACGCCAACGACCGCTCGTCGCCCGCCCGGGCCGAGCTACGCCGCCTAGGGCTGCGACCGCTGAGGGTCAGCAAGTACTGCCTCGGCACGGCGTTGCTCAAGCCCCACCTGAAGCAGAACCGCTTCAAGCCCAAGCTGCGGGCGATCGAACGGATCGCCTGACCCGCCCGCCTTTCACACCTCCCCCCAACGCGCTCGCTGCGCACCCCGCGATGGAATTCCTCGAAGTCCCGCTCTACGACGACGACCTGCTGAAGCTGCTCGTCCGATTCGCCGTTAACCTCACTTGCCTCACGATCGTGGTGCGCTGGGTCTACACGCGTTACGGCGGGCTGCCCAGGTTCCCGGTCACGTTCTGCCTGGTCAACGTGCTGGTCTTCTTCATCTGCTTCACGCTGAAGAAGTTCGACCTGGGGCTCGGCATGGCGCTCGGGCTGTTCGCCATCTTCGGCATCCTGCGCTATCGCACCGAGACGATCCCGATCCGCGAGATGACCTACCTGTTCCTCGTGATCGGCATGGCGGTGATCAACGCGCTGTCGAACAAGAAGATGAGCTACGCCGAGCTGGCGCTGACGAACGGCGCCATCTTGGGGATCGCGGCCCTTATGGAGTCGTACACCCACGGCATGCTCGAGCGTTGCCA
This genomic window contains:
- a CDS encoding beta-propeller domain-containing protein; the encoded protein is MLARRSHGGPKRRRGTGTLRLEQLEPRLVMDGAGFVNTDPPEDPDTIVGVAEIDAQDDHVETSRGVQELRIDPLGNDPLPAGAEGLTIKSVSGTKLGAEVTISEDGKRLIYNAAGDAGLQAGDTFYYIVQTEDGKLGKANVTLSLERTYTSGGGGGGTTRPRNSSDNYSFFEDAPEQSLHVLTNDREFSAGEIVAVTTPSNGGSVRIADDGRSLLYQPQAATTGRDLFEYTVRNAEGEEATIGVSVNVSKPYYLNYHYDNARFDFGTGPHTLDPLANDSVRGPVAQTPRIVSFSAPDYAGQVTLSEDGQRFLFEPAEGFLGSFSVSYSVRYGPDDHQTVEGSFSVAVERRFLAVENYFSVDPGATGPATLDVLTNDPVYNYSGYYGYNKAHYQQQRQDVSLRIVGVAVSDAGGEITIAEGGQTLLYTPAEGFTGEETFEYTVEASNGSRETARVTVRVGETPSDPSGVDRFATEGELNQFLIDKAVARYGRHFGIQQERYAPLETYYGDGIALVSATRLFAAFDADGAALSAADDFSGTNVQVEGVDEADIVETDGRYVYTFALGKLAIVDLLDPSSPELLSMTLMEGGYDQMYLMGDRITLLRTGSTSGQAEVLVLDVGDRSAPAIAERTEIDGYIADSRAIGDKVHLVVQRDFLVPELEGDWLVEPAPSAGESNDNSDATGDDAILVDLLYDRGEPGVWRTESLEEYIDRVRDELIETALPAYRGYNAAGELVSEGLLTTPTDVHKPLAGADRLLSFVTIDAGDGDPAPPAESTTFVADRHTDVYVSAESAYVFAYDPEAGETNIYKMDFAEDGSSPLVASGVVGGSLLNQFSADEHDGRLRVATTEVRTTEITNSRGRTRTVQSQRFNNVLVLEQNGNQLETVGEITNLAPTETIKSVRFMGDRAYVVTFRVVDPLFAIDLSDPTAPTVEGALKIPGFSDYLHPVGEDYLVGIGRDADEITGRLGPAQLTLFYVGDLSDPTVVDQMTLEGAHWTNSEAWSDHHAVAYFAGAGLLTVPHTWNELAEKDMDGDGLTDWRGYEQHSAMWAFQVETDGEGGGSLGVAAEIEHEGPARRSLRIDETLVTVSGQELKTHDLDDPTQQLGEVWLGALPTADAFTVQEDSGATTLDVLANDRPGADGEAPSIVSVTQPVRGHTYRPYLIDTIRLVSNELSYQVGQQDQQPAGEVTIAEDGRSLVFTPAEDFFGTATLTYTVLDPLRGEQTATVTITVEGTPDAPDAEDDTFSVEPGAVAIVLNVLANDTDPDAGGPIRPINYLSICGTQPRTVDVLLADLYVESNTFWTFGSLTVTELGPTDNGGVVELDDMGRLHYTPVDGFEGVETFSYTVVNGSGLTDTATASVYVGVPVEPPIDTVGPMESTGEETPAAESSAENSSPVETSPAETASDDRFVFFSAAVPMSRGDGVAVTSQDETAAATVGGAELLIARQQDNAAVRRASLSRESVFERLGSERSAADDDLAGDADLGLADGWSAFGEALARR
- a CDS encoding phospho-sugar mutase; its protein translation is MTAPAVLTAVDSAVAADKLTPSAAENLKAWLTEPRYADYAAECAAHVERGDWQALDDAFWTIIPFGTGGRRGRMYPIGSNAINDRTIGESAQGLANYVKENADSAGAPLSVAICRDTRHNGERFAKLCAEVMVAAGFKVYFLRGFRSTPELSFAVRYKSCSCGIMVTASHNPPSDNAVKVYWSTGAQVLPPHDKGIIERVMSCGEIVRGDFDKAVAEGQIVYCEEEIDKAFIDNVVGQAVPGPRELKVIYSPLHGVGGTAVTPVLERDGFQDVEVFGPHAEPDGDFPNVPGHVSNPERPEVFEAMIERAKETDADLCVASDPDCDRIGLAARLESGGDGWATISGNQIGALLADFLLESRKGNLTPEHFNVITLVTTQLTRRIGDSYGVKTVTDLLVGFKWIAQAIDANGPEKFVLGTEESHGYLVGTYVRDKDGAAAAMLACELAAKLKSQGKTLHEKLDDLFWQHGLHAERTINVQMPGSEGMGRMMEVMDEFRTNTPQSLGPLKVDQMRDYKNNLTVKLGGPAPPAPLEGPTGDLVILDLSSDECPEGTYVACRPSGTEPKIKFYLFGYTPAEQLHDMEEAKEDLEKLLDAIEADLKKFAGV
- a CDS encoding CHAD domain-containing protein codes for the protein MSYRIQQAESPADALRRIASEQFDKAITEIDSARLEPEEKVHQTRKRLKKLRGLLRLVRPGLGKTYKKENARLRDAARGLSELRDAKVMQDTYDMLMGHFADQVERRAFGSIRAELTRRRNSLIETTPPEERLGEARRVITKAAGRTAGWSIDDEGFEAVRGGLLKTYGRARKQTKRAHDSPTPECLHRLRKRVKYHRRHCQLLKIMWPQLLKARARECKRLADLLGDDHDLAMLGGCLAQQPQGFGDSQDTEAAIGLISRRREGLLDESLPLADRLFCETTDALGKRTEALWNVWR
- a CDS encoding DUF1559 family PulG-like putative transporter, with amino-acid sequence MDLHHCCTLRALRSFPPNRAAPRGGVRGWKPCDGFTLVELLVVIAVIGVLVALLLPAVQAARESARRSSCQANLKQVGLALHNHVSAHSKFPPGKKWSGPRNEPTTYSIGWSAYLLDFAEGQAVSSKIDFTKPLADPANLPATGALIEIYLCPSASRFQANRTPGGRLFGLAPHPGDGMACIDYLGLSGPKHDKKNPVDGMDYGRQRGVLLGTKGLPDEDTVIEPPAVTPAKITDGMSHTACVAECSGRGADVKKSGEVDALNGAWASGSNVTHIAGRVNDTPPPDAWKDERIFSEHRGGANLLMAGGSVRFLSERVEANVIRSLSSRDGGETIDASEL